The sequence GGCTGCCGTCGGCGGCCGGGCGGCGGTGGCCCGCGCGGGCGTGGCGCCCGTCTCCGGCGGTGGCCCCGGCGGTCCGGGCGGCCCCAACGGCCCGGGACGCGGCGGCCGCGGTGGCGGATCCGGGCCCGGCGACCCGGACGCGGTGGCCCGGGCGAAGAAGCGCAAGCGGGTCAACATGCTGATCGCGGGCTTCGCGGTCTTCATCATGCTCGCCGGCATCGGCGTGATCGGGTTCACCTACTACTCGACCAACGTGGTGCTGCCCAACCAGATCAACCTGCCGTTGGCCACCACGATCTACGCCGCCGACAACAAGACGATCATCGCCAAGGTGGGCGAGCAGAACCGCACCTTCGTCTCGATCAACCAGATCCCGCCGTACGTGCGGGACGCGGTGGCCGCCGCCGAGGACAAGAACTTCTACCGCCACTCCGGGGTGGACTACAAGGGCATCGCCCGGGCCGCCTGGAACAACCTCAGCGGCGGCGACAAGCAGGGTGCCTCGACGATCACCCAGCAGTACGCCCGCAACGCCTACGAGAACCTCCAGGACGACTCGTACGCCCGGAAGGTGAAGGAGGCGATCGTCGCCTCCAAGCTCAATGATCAGTTCACCAAGGAACAGATCATGGAGCACTACCTGAACACCATCTACTTCGGCCGGAACGCGTACGGCATCGAGGCGGCCTCGTTCGCCTACTTCGGCAAGCCCGTGTCGAAGGTCGACGTGGCGGAGGCCGCCGTGCTGGCGGCGTTGATCAAGCAACCGGAGCCCAGCCCCACCCACAAGGGGTACGACCCGGCGATCAACCCGACCGACGCCAAGTCCCGGTGGGACTACGTCATCAACAACATGGCCAGCGAGGGCTGGGTCGACTCGCCGAACCACCCGCCGCGGCCCACCGCGTACCCGACCAAGACGTTGAAGAGCCCGAAGCAGTCGAGCGCCGGCATCCAGTTCGGGGTCAACAACCCGATCGGCAACGTCATCAACTACCTCGTGCCCGAGATGCGGGAGAAGAAGCTCTGCACCGACAACGAGGCCGAGGCGACGGATCGCAAGCCGCTCTGCTCGACCATGCTCAAGCAGGGCGGGTACCGGATCCGGACCACCATCGACATGAAGGTCCAGAATGCGATCACCGGCGCCGCCCAGCGCAGCACCAAGGGCTCGGAGTTGGACGGTGCGCGGAAGAACCTGATGGCGGCCGTGGTGTCGATCGACCCGCGTAACGGCCGGGTGCTCGGCTACTACGGCGGTGACGACGGCACGGGCACCGATTACGCCGGCAAGAACACCGACGCGAGCGGCAACGTCACCGGTGGGCACTCGCCGGGTTCAAGCTTCAAGATCTACACCTTGGCGGCGGCGATCGAGGCGGGCAAGTCCGTCGAGTCGCGCTGGAAGGGCAAGGCCTTCACCCCCGACGGCGTGAAGTTCCGGGTCAGCAACGCCGGCACCGACAACCCCAGCTGCGGCGACTCCTGCACGCTGCGGGAGTCGACCTTGAAGTCGCTGAACGTGCCCTTCTACCACGTCAGCCTCGACATCGGGCCGGACAAGATCGTCGGGATGGCCAAGAAGGCCGGCGTCAGCATGATGTGGCAGACCAACACCAGCCCGCCGAAGGGGCACGACCTCACCAAGGAGGACCCGAAGAACCTGGCGCCCGACCCCTTCTACCACGTGGTCGCCTACGGTCAGTACCCCATCACCGTGCTTGACCACGCCAACGGCATCGCCACCTTCGCCAACAAGGGCGTCTACAACAAGGCCCACTTCCTGGTCTCTGCGGAGAAGCAGAACAAGGACACCGGCAAGTGGGAGAAGCTCGGCGGCGAGCAGCTCAAGCCGCTGAAGCGGATCGACCCCAACGTGGTCGCTGACGTCACCAACGTGCTCGAGGACTACCCGGCCAAGATCAACCACACGCTGGAGGGCGGCCGGAAGGCGACCGCCAAGACCGGTACGTGGGAGCTCAAGGAGGGCACCAACGAGAACGGCGACGCCTGGACGGTCGGCTACACCCCGCAGCTCGCCACCGCCGTCTGGGTGGGCAACAAGGGCAAGCGGGAGGCCATCAAGATGAAGGACGGCCGGAACATCAGCGGTTCCCTCATGCCCGGTGACATCTGGGAGCGGGTGATGGACGACTCGCTCAAGGGCGAGGAGAAGCTGGACTTCCCACCGGCCGTGAACATGGGCGACAAGGAAGCGGGCAACGGCACTCCGCCTCCGCCTCCGCCGCTGCCGACCAACCCCGGGCAGCCGCAGGACTGCGGACCGCTCGGCCTGTTCTGCCCGCAGGACCCCAACGGTGGCAACCAGGGCGGCACGCCCACCGATCCCCGCGGACCCGGTGGCGGCAACGGCGGCACCGGCGGCGGCCTCCTGCCGACCCTGCCACCCCGCCTCTGGGAGTAACCACCTGTGACACCGCCGACGGCGGCCGGACCCCGGGTCCGGCCGCCGTCGCCGTTCCACGAGCTGATTTTCCGGATGTGGCGCCGCGGGACGGGACGGCGACCCCGGACGTACGGCAGGATGCCTCTTCATGAGCACCCAGTCGACGGCCGGCCTCGACGACGCCGGGACCAGCGACCACCCGTCCCGGTCGGACGGCTTCGTCCGAGGCGCCTCCGAGCTGATCGGCGGCCCGCTCGGCGACTACGCGGTCGCGCTGGACCGGCCCGCCGGCCGGGAAAGCCGCTTCTGGACCGCCGCGCGGATCGTCCTCGCGCTGGCCTGCCTCACCCTGGCGCTGCACTGGGTGCAGAAGTCGCCCTGCCAGGACGGCGCCTGGCAGAACAACGTGCAGTACACCCGGCTCTGCTACACCGACGTGCTCGCCCTCTACTACGCCGAGGGACTCAACGAGGGCAAGGTCCCCTACCGGGACCACCCGGTCGAGTACCCGGTGCTCACCGGCTACTTCATGGGCGCGCTCGGCCTGCCGGTACACAGCCTCGGCGCCGACGACCCGCAGCTCAACCAGGGCCAGTGGTTCTACAACCTCAACGCGCTGACGCTCAGCGCGCTGGCGGTCGCCACCGTCGCGGTGATCCTCGCCCTGCGCCGCCGACGACCCTGGGACGCCGCGCTCTTCGCGCTGGCCCCGGCGCTGCTGCTCACCGCCACGGTCAACTGGGACTTCCTCGCCATCGGGCTCGCCGCCTTCGGCCTGGCCGCGTGGGCCCGCCGCCGGCCCGCGCTCGCCGGGCTGCTGCTCGGCCTCGGCGGCGCCGCCAAGCTCTGGCCGCTGTTCCTGTTCTGGCCCATCCTGCTGCTCGCGCTGCGGGCCGCCCGGGTACGTGCCGCGCTGACCGCCATCGGCACCGCGGTGGTGGTGCTGTTGGCGGTCAACCTGCCGGTGGCGATCCCGTACCGGGAGAACTGGTACCGCTTCTTCGAGCTGAACGACACCCGACCCATCGACTGGGGCACGCTCTGGTACATCGGGCGGTACTTCGACGGCAAGGTGAACACCGGCGCGGCCGGCGACCAGGGGCCGTTCCAGTGGTTGAACACGCACATCCCGACGCTCAACACCCTGTCGTACGCCCTGTTCATCCTGGCCTGCCTCGGCGTGGCCGCGCTGGCGCTGCTGGCTCCCCGCCGGCCCCGGCTGGCCCAGCTCGCCTTCCTGGTGGTCGCCGCGTTCCTGATCTTCAGCAAGGTCTGGTCGCAGCAGTTCGTGCTCTGGCTGCTGCCGCTGGCGGTACTGGCCCGCCCCCGCTGGGGCGCCTTCCTCGCCTGGCAGCTCGCCGAGGTCTGCTACTTCGCCGCCTTCTACGGCGAGCTGCTCGGCGCGGCGACCAGCCGGCCGGTCTTCCCCGAGGGCGTGTTCGTGCTGGCCTCGACGCTCCGGCTGGGCACCGTCGTGCTGCTCTGCGTGCTGGTGATCCGGGACGTCCTGCGCCCCGAACGCGACGCGGTGCGGCGCACCTACGCCGACGATCCGGACGGCGGAGTCCTCGACGGCGCCCCCGACGCCCCCTGGCTGGCCAACCGCCACCCCGCCGCCCGCTCTCCGCAGCCTGCCCCCGCCTGAAGACCCCGCAAGTCCAAGGCGGCCTCGGGCCGTCAGGGTTTTCGGGGGAGCCCGGCCGGCGCAGGGATCAAGCCTGACCGCCCGGAGCCGGTCGGGCTCCCCCGCAAAACTCACCCCGCGAGACGGCTCAGAGACGGAACACCACGGCGTCGCCGACCTCCTCGCGGGTGATGCCGAGCTGGTCGACCGGCGCGTTGACCGTCACCTCCCACGGGGTGCCGACGATCTGGTCGCGCAACAGCACCACGTTGCGGACGCCGAGCGTGCGCAGGTAGTCGACGCTGGTCTGGTCGGGGAAGGCCAGCGTCACCCGGCGCACGTCGTCGAGCTGGGTGGGGGTGAAGCCGCTGCCGCCGTTGACCAGGTCCGGGAAGGTGCTGGTGGACCAGAGCATCACCGGCTGGTCGAGGTTCTGGCTGCTCGGCAGCACCAGCATCGGGCCGTCCACGGTCCGCATCGCCACCGGCTGCTCGGGCACCACCGGGTGCGGAGTGACGTTCAATCCCTCGAAGAGGACCAGCAGCACCGGCACCACCGTGGCCACCCGCAGCCACGGCGACGGCCGGTACGGGCCACGCTCGGCGGCCATCTCGCCGACCCGGTCGGCGAAAGCGCTCACCGCACCGGCCGCGAGCAGGCCCAGCAGCAGTGTCGTCCAGAGCATCATCCGCCCCGGGGTGCGCAGCCCGTTCCAGCCCGGGAGGTGCTCGAAGAGCAGGCCGTAGGTGAAGGTGCCGTCGAAGAACCGGGTGCCCATGGCCAGCACCATGGTGACCAGCACCCCGGCGAGCAGCAGCAGCCGCTGCCGCAGTTTCCAGACCGAGAAGAACAGGCCCCCCGCGGCCAGCGCGTAGAGCACGAAGCCGGGCAGCAGCGTCATCTCCGGGTGCCAGGGCAGCGTCGCGCGGGCCGCCTCGTGCAGCTCGCCCCAGACCCGGGACTCCGCCGGGGCGGTGAAGAAGCCCAGCGCCGGCGGCGAGTAGACCCCGATGTCGCCGAGGGTGCGGGCCGCGTTGGGGTGCAGCTCGGCGACCTTGAAGTACGGGATGGCCAGCAACGCGCCCACGCCGGCGAAGATCAGCCCGCCGACCAGGTCCGCGACGAGCAGCCGGGTGCCGAACGGACGCTTCACCGGCCGGACCACCCAGCGCCGCAGGAACCAGATCGTGGCCGCGACCAGCACGATGCCGGCCAGGACGTACGCGAACGGCAGGCCGATCCCGAAGCCCAGGCTGAGTTGCCAGGCCGCCACCAGCCACCCGGTGTACGTCCAGCCCTCGTGCCGCCGTTCCGGGCGGTAGCCGTACCGCAGCGACCAGCCGTGACCCCGGGCCAGCATGGCCAGCGCCAGCGGGATACCGCCGTTGGAGACGATGTGCAGGTGCCCGGCCTGGGCGAGCAGCCACGGAGCGTACGTGTAGCTGACCCCGGCCACCGCGGCCCCCGCGCGGCCCGCTCCCAACTGCCGGGCCAGCGCGTACGCCCCGAGCGTGGCCAGCGCGTGGGCCAGCACGAACATGATGTTGTAGCGCAGCACCGCCGCTTCGGAACCGGTGCCGATCATGCCGACCGGGGCGTAGCCGAGCAGCATGTCGGAGAAGGCGAAGCTCCACTGCTCCGGGAAGAACGTGTTGGAGTGGAACAACTGCCCGGGCTCGGTCCGCAGGGCGTGCCCCGACCAGGCCATCTGCCAGGCCTGCAGGCTCGGGTCCCAGTAGTCCTGCGGCAGCGTGTAGAGCGGGTAACGCAGCGTCGGCCAGGTCATGCCGACGGCGAGGGCCAGCGCGGCCAGGGTGGCCAGCGTCCACTCGTGGACCAGGAGCCGACCGACGGCGCGCGCGGCGCGGCGAGGTCGGCCCGGCACCGGGTCGGGCGCCGGAGCGAACGCCGACCAGCGGTCCCGCGGCTCTCCGTCGCCGTCCTTCTTCTCGTCGCCGTCGCCCCCGGCCTTGGCGTCGGTGGCGCCGGCCTTTCCGCCGTCGCCGGTGGTGGTCTTCGCGGTGTCCGTGGCTGTGGGTTTCGCTTCGGCGGCGGTGCCCTTTTCGGTGTCGCCGGTGGTGGCCTTCGCGGTGTCCGTCGTCGCGGACTCCGCATCGGCGGGGTCGTCACTTCCGGCGTCGCCGGTGGCGGTCTTCGCGGTGCCCGTGGTCGTGGGCTTCGCGTCGGCGGGGTCGCCCGTTCCAGCGTCACCGGTCGCGGCATTCGCGGTGTCCGTGGTCGTGGACCTCGCGTCGCCGCCCGTACTCGAGGGCTTCGTGGTGGCCGTCGCGTCGGCGGCACCGTCCTGCCCGGTGCCGCCCGGGGGCGTGCTGCCCTGCTCGTCGGGCCCGTCGGTCTGCCCGGTCGGCTGGGCGCCGCCGGTCGCGTTCGTGGTCATCCGGGTCAGGCCCCCGTGCCGAGCTTGTCCCGCAGGAAGGCGATGTCCGCCCCCTGACCCGCGGCCCCGCCGGGCGTCTCCACGATCACCGGCGCGCCGGCGGCGCGGATCACCGCGACCACCAGGTCCGGGTCGATGATGCCGCCGTCGAGGTTGTCGTGCCGGTCCTGCCCCGAGTTGAAGCCGCCCTTGGAGTTGTTGGCGTGGACCAGGTCGATCCGACCGGTGATCGCCTTGACCCGGTCGACCAGGTCGAGCAGTTCCTCGCCGCCCGCGTACGCGTGGCAGGTGTCCAGACAGAAGCCCACCTCGTGGTCGCCGACGGCGTCCCAGAGCCGGGCCAGCGCGTCGAGTCGTCGGGCGCAGGCGTTGTCACCGCCAGCGGTGTTCTCGATCAGCACCGGCACCGGGAAGCCGCCGGAGTCCGCCGCGTACGCGAAGGTCTTGCGCCAGTTGTCGAAGCCGACGGCGAGGTCGTCACCGGCGTTGACGTGCCCGCCGTGCACGATCAGCCCCTTGGCGCCGATCTCCGCCGCTGCGGCCGCGTGCCCGAGCAGCAGCTTGCGGCTGGGGATCCGGATCCGGTTGTTCAGGGTGGCCACGTTGATCACGTACGGGGCGTGGACGTAGAGGTCCACCTCGGCGGCGCGCAGCCGGGCCGCGTCCTCGCGGGGTTTCGGGGCCTTCCAACCCTGCGGGTCGGAGAGGAAGAACTGCACCGCCTCGGCGGAACGGGCGGCCGCCTCCGCCAACGGGTCGGCCTGGTCGACGTGGGCTCCGATACGCATGCAGGCGAGCCTACGTCGCATCCCCGACGCCCGGGGTGACGGAGGCGGGGAGTCGGGGCACCGGATACGGCCCGGTCGCGTCACCGTCGGGCCGGGCGTTCGTTGACCGGGGTGGGATCGATACCAGGCTCTCCCGGCCCGTAGGGGCGGGGTCACCGCGGTCGATCCCGGTGCGGGGTCACCCCCGTCGTTGCGGCTCGGCACGTCGGGGGCGGGACCCGCCCGACCTGGTCCACCGACCACCAACTGGAATCTCGGACTAATAGTTGCATTTCCACTAACTAGTGACGAGAGCCGTTGTACCGTCGGATAACAACAGGAAAGAGCTCCGCGGGGCGTCCTCGATCCAACCTCATCGGTGTGGTCGTTCCTCCCCAGGTCCCACCCAAGGAATGCGGATGGGACGCCCCGCGGTCCATGTGGACAGGGGTCCGCCACCGGCCTTCGGGCGTCGGGGCGGGCCCCTGTCGCCACGCCCGGCCGGCCGGTCCGACCTGCCCGGGCATGATCGTCCGGACCGGGTATCCTGGTCCGGTTGTCCGCGTCCGGCCGGGTTCCCCCGGACCCCGGAGCGGGCAGCGACGCACGACCTCCTGCCACGGAAGGACCGTGGCCGCATAGCCCACAGGAGGTGAGCACGTCTTGCGTCATTACGAAGTCATGGTGATCCTCGACTCCAGCCTCGAGGAGCGCACCGTCGCCCCGTCGCTCGACACGTACCTGAACGTGATTCGGACTGCGGGTGGCTCGGTGGAGAAGACCGACGTGTGGGGCCGCCGGCGCCTCGCGTACGAGATCAACAAGAAGGCCGAAGGCATCTACGCCGTCATCGACCTGCAGGCGACGCCGGAGGCGGTGGCCGAGCTGGACCGTCAGCTGCGGCTCAACGAGTCCGTGCTGCGCACCAAGGTCATCCGGCCGGAGATGCGCTAAGCATTCAAATCCCGGTTCGCCCGGATCAGCCTCATCGGCGCTGTCGGAGGGCTCTGAGAGCCTGTACGGCAGAGCAGATGAGTGCGCGAGGAGATGGTCATGGCAGGAGACACCACCATCACGGTCATCGGCAACCTGACCGATGACCCCGAGTTGCGGTTCACCCCGTCCGGTGCGGCGGTCGCCAAGTTCCGGGTCGCTTCGACGCCCCGGTTCATGGACAAGACCACCAACGAATGGAAGGACGGCGAGCCGCTCTTCCTGGCCTGCACTGTGTGGCGGCAGGCGGCGGAGCACGTCGCCGAGTCGCTCCAGCGGGGCGCCCGCGTGATCGTCTCGGGTCGGCTGCGTCAGCGGTCGTACGAGACCCGCGAGGGTGAGAAGCGCACCGTCATCGAGCTCGAGGTCGACGAGATCGGCCCGTCGCTGCGCTACGCCACGGCGAAGGTGCAGAAGATGTCGCGCTCGGGTGGCGGCGGCGGTGGCTTCGGTTCTGGTGGCGGTGGTGGCCAGGGTGGCGGCGGAGGCAACTTCGACGACCCCTGGGCTTCGGCCGCGCCGTCTCCGTCGCGCTCCGGTTCGGGCGGCGGAAACTTCGACGAGGAGCCCCCGTTCTAATGGCGCCGAGCGCCCGCGATCGCAAACCAGGAGCACGAGCAATGGCCAAGGCTGCGGCACTTCGCAAGCCGAAGAAGAAGGTGAACCCGCTCGACAAGGACGGGATCACCTACATCGACTACAAGGACACCGCGCTGCTGCGCAAGTTCATCTCCGACCGCGGCAAGATCCGCGCTCGGCGGGTGACCGGCGTGACCTCGCAGCAGCAGCGGCAGATCGCCCG comes from Micromonospora purpureochromogenes and encodes:
- a CDS encoding transglycosylase domain-containing protein — protein: MNSYGDPSSPRARAQVPGSNADPGAAPAGRASVGGAPAGRASASVPPRAAGAAGSASMGRAGAGRASVPVSPAAGGRAGAGRASVPVSPAPGQAGRAPVGVGSAGRASVGSAAVGGRAAVARAGVAPVSGGGPGGPGGPNGPGRGGRGGGSGPGDPDAVARAKKRKRVNMLIAGFAVFIMLAGIGVIGFTYYSTNVVLPNQINLPLATTIYAADNKTIIAKVGEQNRTFVSINQIPPYVRDAVAAAEDKNFYRHSGVDYKGIARAAWNNLSGGDKQGASTITQQYARNAYENLQDDSYARKVKEAIVASKLNDQFTKEQIMEHYLNTIYFGRNAYGIEAASFAYFGKPVSKVDVAEAAVLAALIKQPEPSPTHKGYDPAINPTDAKSRWDYVINNMASEGWVDSPNHPPRPTAYPTKTLKSPKQSSAGIQFGVNNPIGNVINYLVPEMREKKLCTDNEAEATDRKPLCSTMLKQGGYRIRTTIDMKVQNAITGAAQRSTKGSELDGARKNLMAAVVSIDPRNGRVLGYYGGDDGTGTDYAGKNTDASGNVTGGHSPGSSFKIYTLAAAIEAGKSVESRWKGKAFTPDGVKFRVSNAGTDNPSCGDSCTLRESTLKSLNVPFYHVSLDIGPDKIVGMAKKAGVSMMWQTNTSPPKGHDLTKEDPKNLAPDPFYHVVAYGQYPITVLDHANGIATFANKGVYNKAHFLVSAEKQNKDTGKWEKLGGEQLKPLKRIDPNVVADVTNVLEDYPAKINHTLEGGRKATAKTGTWELKEGTNENGDAWTVGYTPQLATAVWVGNKGKREAIKMKDGRNISGSLMPGDIWERVMDDSLKGEEKLDFPPAVNMGDKEAGNGTPPPPPPLPTNPGQPQDCGPLGLFCPQDPNGGNQGGTPTDPRGPGGGNGGTGGGLLPTLPPRLWE
- a CDS encoding glycosyltransferase family 87 protein, encoding MSTQSTAGLDDAGTSDHPSRSDGFVRGASELIGGPLGDYAVALDRPAGRESRFWTAARIVLALACLTLALHWVQKSPCQDGAWQNNVQYTRLCYTDVLALYYAEGLNEGKVPYRDHPVEYPVLTGYFMGALGLPVHSLGADDPQLNQGQWFYNLNALTLSALAVATVAVILALRRRRPWDAALFALAPALLLTATVNWDFLAIGLAAFGLAAWARRRPALAGLLLGLGGAAKLWPLFLFWPILLLALRAARVRAALTAIGTAVVVLLAVNLPVAIPYRENWYRFFELNDTRPIDWGTLWYIGRYFDGKVNTGAAGDQGPFQWLNTHIPTLNTLSYALFILACLGVAALALLAPRRPRLAQLAFLVVAAFLIFSKVWSQQFVLWLLPLAVLARPRWGAFLAWQLAEVCYFAAFYGELLGAATSRPVFPEGVFVLASTLRLGTVVLLCVLVIRDVLRPERDAVRRTYADDPDGGVLDGAPDAPWLANRHPAARSPQPAPA
- a CDS encoding deoxyribonuclease IV gives rise to the protein MRIGAHVDQADPLAEAAARSAEAVQFFLSDPQGWKAPKPREDAARLRAAEVDLYVHAPYVINVATLNNRIRIPSRKLLLGHAAAAAEIGAKGLIVHGGHVNAGDDLAVGFDNWRKTFAYAADSGGFPVPVLIENTAGGDNACARRLDALARLWDAVGDHEVGFCLDTCHAYAGGEELLDLVDRVKAITGRIDLVHANNSKGGFNSGQDRHDNLDGGIIDPDLVVAVIRAAGAPVIVETPGGAAGQGADIAFLRDKLGTGA
- the rpsF gene encoding 30S ribosomal protein S6; this encodes MRHYEVMVILDSSLEERTVAPSLDTYLNVIRTAGGSVEKTDVWGRRRLAYEINKKAEGIYAVIDLQATPEAVAELDRQLRLNESVLRTKVIRPEMR
- a CDS encoding single-stranded DNA-binding protein, whose translation is MREEMVMAGDTTITVIGNLTDDPELRFTPSGAAVAKFRVASTPRFMDKTTNEWKDGEPLFLACTVWRQAAEHVAESLQRGARVIVSGRLRQRSYETREGEKRTVIELEVDEIGPSLRYATAKVQKMSRSGGGGGGFGSGGGGGQGGGGGNFDDPWASAAPSPSRSGSGGGNFDEEPPF
- the rpsR gene encoding 30S ribosomal protein S18, producing MAKAAALRKPKKKVNPLDKDGITYIDYKDTALLRKFISDRGKIRARRVTGVTSQQQRQIARAVKNAREMALLPYTATAR